One segment of Desulfovibrio litoralis DSM 11393 DNA contains the following:
- the hmcE gene encoding sulfate respiration complex protein HmcE, which produces MYEFLSGPMFVISLAVFFIGMTWRVIWYIKGLDWKLDRVAYKADFSHGIKGGIHSALKWMLPFGTQGWRSQPLFTVAFFMFHTGAILLPFFLIGHSELLRANFGFGLPTLPQNVSDILTICAIIGAVLLGIRRIITPSVRYLTTGYDWFILALATAPIVSGYLIAASPENTNFWLILHIILGELMLILAPFTKLSHIVLYFMSRIQIGMDYSIKRGGHKRGAYFPW; this is translated from the coding sequence ATGTATGAATTTCTATCCGGACCCATGTTTGTTATTTCGCTGGCTGTCTTTTTTATAGGCATGACTTGGCGAGTAATTTGGTATATAAAAGGTTTGGACTGGAAGCTTGACCGCGTTGCTTATAAAGCGGATTTCAGTCACGGGATTAAAGGCGGTATTCACTCCGCTTTAAAATGGATGCTTCCTTTTGGTACTCAAGGTTGGCGTTCTCAGCCTTTATTTACCGTTGCTTTTTTTATGTTTCACACCGGTGCTATTCTATTGCCTTTCTTTCTGATTGGGCATTCTGAGCTTTTAAGAGCTAATTTTGGTTTTGGTTTACCGACCTTACCACAAAATGTTAGCGATATTTTAACAATCTGTGCGATTATCGGTGCCGTTTTACTCGGAATACGCCGTATTATTACGCCTTCAGTGCGTTATTTAACTACCGGTTATGATTGGTTTATTTTGGCATTGGCAACAGCTCCGATAGTCTCTGGCTATCTTATCGCAGCCAGCCCTGAAAATACCAATTTTTGGTTGATTTTACACATTATTCTTGGCGAATTAATGCTTATTTTAGCACCGTTTACCAAGCTTTCACATATCGTGCTTTATTTTATGTCTCGTATTCAGATCGGCATGGATTATAGCATTAAACGTGGCGGTCATAAAAGAGGTGCCTATTTCCCTTGGTAA